In Halococcus hamelinensis 100A6, the DNA window AGCGACTACCTCCCCGACGTCTACCACGACTGGATCGAAGGCAACCCCGACCGAAAGCGAACCCTGGTCGCCGACGCGGGCGACGACATCGCCGGCCTCTGCCAAGTGGTGTTCCTCTCCGACCACGAGGCGTGGGCGCAGGGGATGCGTGTCAACCCCGCCTATCGCGGGGAGGGGGTCGGGGTCCGGCTCAACGACGCGCTGTTCGCGTGGGCGCGCGAGCAGGGCGCGACGGTCTGTCGGAACATGGTGTTCTCGTGGAACGTCGCGGGTCTCGGCGTCTCGCGCGCCGCGGGCTACGACCCCCGGACCGAGTTCCGGTGGGCGCACCCGACACCCGAGACGGCGGACGCCGACGACGACCACGAGGTCGTCTCTGACCCCGACGCGGCCTGGAGCTTCTGGCAGCGCTCGACGGCGCGACGCAACCTCTCGGACCTCACCCTCGACATGGACGAGTCGTGGGCGGTCTCGGAGCTCACTCGCGGGACGCTCCACCGCGCCGCCGACGAGACACGACTGTTCGCGGCCGAACGAGCCGGCGAGGGAACGCGGGCGATGGGCTATCGAGCCCGGGATTTCGAGCGCGAGGGCGACGAGGCCGAGCACGTTGCGGAGTACGGCATCGGTGCGTGGGCCGACCTCGACGCCGCGCGGGCGCTCTTCGGTGCCATCGGTGCCGACGCCGACGACCTCGGCGCGGACCGGACCCGGGTGCTGATCCCCGAGACCGTCACGGCGGTCTCGGACGTCGCCGCGCTCCGTATCGGCGTGAGTGAGGAGCCCGACTTCGTGCTCGAAGCCGACCTCACTTGAGATGCTTCCGGGCTGCTCCCCATCTTGAATAGTTTCGTCTGACGGGTTAATGTAGAACAGTATCACGATATGTTCTATGATCGACCGAACGGACGGATATCGTCGATACACGTCGGTCGTTGCGGCCGTTATCGGACTTCTGATACTACTGTACAGCATCCTCATCGCCAACCAACCCCTCGTCGGGGTTGGACTTCTCGTCTCCCTGTACGTGCTCTCCCTCGCGTATCGATTCGTCCGGGCGCACGAGCGGATCGCGGACGCGCTCGAAGCACGGGCGGAACGAAGCGGATCGACGAGCGAACGCTGACCGGCCGTCCAATTTGCGGTGAACTCAGTCGAGCACCACGAGCACGTCGCCCATGTCG includes these proteins:
- a CDS encoding GNAT family N-acetyltransferase, producing the protein MSAEIHLRAAEPDDYEDIVAFTRETWADRETSDYLPDVYHDWIEGNPDRKRTLVADAGDDIAGLCQVVFLSDHEAWAQGMRVNPAYRGEGVGVRLNDALFAWAREQGATVCRNMVFSWNVAGLGVSRAAGYDPRTEFRWAHPTPETADADDDHEVVSDPDAAWSFWQRSTARRNLSDLTLDMDESWAVSELTRGTLHRAADETRLFAAERAGEGTRAMGYRARDFEREGDEAEHVAEYGIGAWADLDAARALFGAIGADADDLGADRTRVLIPETVTAVSDVAALRIGVSEEPDFVLEADLT